The Desulfobotulus mexicanus genome includes a region encoding these proteins:
- a CDS encoding 30S ribosomal protein S1 has protein sequence MGNRNNMDAFEDYEEMDDLEFDGEELPSMEELLNEYEESFGRFAEGEVVKGKIISVDREYVLVDVGYKSEGMIPAHEFKNEAGEVEAAVGDEVEVMIELWDEEEERVVLSKEKAEKIKVWEEIKKIYDEDGVVEGIITNRVKGGFSVDIGLQAFLPGSQADLRPVRNLDELVGKTFEFKVLKFNRKRSNIVLSRRVILEDVREKARSKTLSALEEGKVMDGVVKNITEYGVFVDLGGVDGLLHITDISWGRVKHPSELFSVGDQINVKVLSFDLERERVSLGMKQLTPDPWTIASEKYPVSTRVQGKVVSLTDYGAFVELEEGIEGLIHVSEMSWTRKIRHPSKVLTVGEVVDAMVLDIKPDSRRISLGMKQVMTNPWEVISEKYPVGTIIEGKIKNITDFGLFIGIDDDIDGLVHISDISWTKRIKHPSEVYKKGDTVQAVVLDIDKENERFSLGIKQTHDDPWKSVEERYAVGTEISGNITNITDFGIFVELEEGIEGLVHISEISTEKVKTPSEAFNVGDPITAKVMNINSDERRIGLSIKRLDMEDDEAIMSEYLKNMDGGSKPTSSLGESLKESLEAKYKDQ, from the coding sequence ATGGGAAACCGTAACAACATGGACGCTTTCGAAGACTACGAAGAAATGGATGACCTTGAATTCGATGGGGAAGAACTTCCCAGTATGGAAGAACTTCTTAACGAATATGAGGAAAGTTTCGGCAGGTTCGCCGAAGGCGAGGTGGTGAAGGGCAAAATCATCTCCGTAGACCGCGAGTATGTTCTGGTGGATGTAGGATATAAATCCGAAGGGATGATTCCTGCCCATGAGTTTAAGAACGAAGCGGGCGAAGTAGAGGCTGCCGTAGGCGATGAAGTGGAAGTCATGATCGAGCTCTGGGATGAAGAAGAAGAGCGGGTTGTGCTTTCCAAGGAAAAAGCCGAAAAAATCAAGGTGTGGGAAGAAATCAAGAAGATCTACGACGAAGACGGCGTGGTGGAAGGTATCATCACCAACCGTGTTAAAGGTGGTTTCTCCGTCGATATCGGTCTTCAGGCCTTTCTCCCCGGTTCTCAGGCGGATCTGCGGCCTGTACGCAACCTGGATGAGCTTGTGGGTAAAACCTTTGAATTCAAGGTTCTCAAGTTCAATAGGAAACGGAGCAATATCGTCCTTTCCCGCCGGGTTATTCTTGAGGATGTTCGGGAAAAAGCCCGTTCCAAGACCCTGTCTGCCCTGGAAGAGGGTAAGGTCATGGATGGTGTGGTCAAGAACATTACCGAATACGGTGTGTTCGTGGATCTGGGCGGTGTGGACGGACTTCTTCACATCACAGACATTTCCTGGGGTCGTGTCAAGCATCCATCGGAGTTGTTTTCCGTGGGCGATCAGATCAATGTAAAAGTGCTTTCCTTTGATCTGGAGCGCGAGCGTGTGTCTCTGGGCATGAAGCAGCTTACGCCGGATCCCTGGACCATTGCTTCTGAAAAGTATCCTGTAAGTACAAGGGTACAGGGCAAGGTTGTCAGCCTTACAGATTATGGCGCTTTTGTGGAGCTGGAAGAGGGCATCGAAGGCCTGATCCATGTTTCTGAAATGTCATGGACCCGTAAAATCCGTCATCCTTCCAAGGTTCTCACCGTGGGAGAAGTGGTGGATGCCATGGTTCTTGACATCAAGCCGGACAGCCGTCGTATTTCTTTAGGTATGAAACAGGTGATGACCAACCCCTGGGAAGTGATCAGCGAAAAATATCCCGTGGGTACCATCATTGAAGGCAAGATCAAGAATATTACGGACTTCGGTCTTTTCATCGGAATTGATGATGACATCGACGGTCTTGTACATATTTCCGATATCTCCTGGACCAAGCGCATTAAGCATCCTTCCGAAGTATACAAGAAGGGTGATACTGTGCAGGCCGTGGTTCTGGATATTGACAAGGAAAATGAGCGTTTCTCCTTAGGTATCAAGCAGACCCATGATGATCCATGGAAAAGCGTGGAAGAACGCTACGCCGTAGGTACTGAGATCAGTGGTAACATTACCAATATCACCGATTTTGGTATCTTTGTGGAACTGGAAGAGGGCATTGAAGGGCTGGTTCACATTTCCGAGATCAGTACGGAAAAGGTAAAAACGCCTTCTGAAGCCTTTAACGTGGGTGATCCCATTACGGCAAAGGTTATGAATATCAACTCTGATGAGCGACGTATCGGACTTTCCATCAAAAGACTGGATATGGAAGACGATGAAGCCATCATGAGTGAGTACCTGAAAAATATGGATGGCGGCAGTAAGCCGACTTCCTCCCTTGGGGAAAGCCTGAAGGAAAGCCTTGAGGCGAAATACAAGGATCAGTAA
- a CDS encoding response regulator, producing the protein MHEKKTSGLRVLVVDDSALSRRMLQSILEKDPAIIKVETATDAYSAVEKIRRETPDVILLDVEMPRMNGLKFLKRIMAQHPLPVIVCSSHIEGRSGAVAREALALGAVDIIAKPGVEDAVTMNEVSMRILNAIHAAVGQGGDLDSVPYIDKSTTSF; encoded by the coding sequence ATGCATGAAAAAAAGACCAGCGGACTTCGGGTGCTGGTGGTGGATGACTCTGCCCTCTCCAGAAGAATGCTGCAGAGTATTCTGGAAAAGGATCCTGCCATCATCAAAGTTGAAACAGCCACGGATGCCTACAGTGCAGTGGAAAAAATCCGCAGAGAGACACCGGATGTGATCTTACTGGATGTGGAAATGCCACGTATGAACGGGTTGAAGTTTCTTAAACGTATTATGGCCCAGCATCCTTTGCCCGTCATTGTCTGTTCCTCCCACATCGAAGGTCGCAGCGGTGCTGTAGCGAGGGAAGCCCTTGCCCTTGGAGCTGTTGACATCATTGCCAAGCCGGGTGTGGAGGACGCTGTTACTATGAATGAGGTGAGCATGCGTATTCTCAATGCCATCCATGCAGCGGTTGGTCAGGGTGGGGATTTGGATTCTGTGCCGTACATTGACAAAAGTACGACTTCATTTTAA
- a CDS encoding chemotaxis protein CheW: MNEDKRQCLTFHLLDVVFALPIEVVQEVLQDVRITPIPRTPDFLEGVMNLRGRIVPVVDLKKKFGLKETPPKPENAVIVVSIPFEGKTLLAGIRVDGVDSVSGFEESALTPPPEIGTLIPLDFLEAMTLVEENVLLFLNIEKVFSRSELGDVHRVQNNKNMRDGDDDA, encoded by the coding sequence ATGAATGAAGATAAGCGTCAGTGCCTTACCTTTCACCTTCTGGATGTTGTTTTTGCTCTGCCCATTGAAGTGGTTCAGGAGGTTCTGCAGGATGTTCGTATTACACCAATTCCCAGAACCCCGGATTTTCTGGAAGGGGTCATGAACTTAAGGGGCCGGATTGTGCCTGTGGTGGATCTCAAAAAAAAATTTGGTTTGAAAGAAACTCCGCCAAAACCTGAAAATGCTGTGATTGTAGTGTCTATACCCTTTGAGGGGAAGACTCTGCTGGCAGGTATCCGTGTGGACGGGGTAGACAGTGTCAGTGGCTTTGAAGAGTCTGCGCTGACCCCGCCACCGGAAATAGGAACTCTTATACCCCTGGATTTTCTTGAAGCCATGACTCTGGTTGAGGAAAATGTTCTTCTGTTTTTAAATATTGAGAAGGTTTTCAGCCGTTCGGAGCTTGGTGATGTACACAGGGTTCAGAACAATAAGAATATGAGAGACGGAGATGATGATGCATGA
- the cmk gene encoding (d)CMP kinase, translating to MEPIVITIDGPAGAGKTTISRNLADLLSYRYVDTGALYRGVAYCAEKACVNLTDEKQLSSFLQNLKLSLVRDAAGGLKLVADGEDITALIRTPAMSMAASKVAALPLVRSWLLEVQRKLGREKAVVFEGRDMGTVVFPEADVKFFLTADLSVRARRRYAELPEESGQSLDDVFADMKKRDEQDAGRDLAPLVAAHDAIYIDASKFTIDEVLGQMMVFVRAKSGSGSE from the coding sequence ATGGAACCCATTGTCATTACCATTGACGGACCTGCCGGTGCAGGGAAAACTACCATCAGCCGCAACCTTGCGGATCTTCTTTCTTACCGCTATGTGGATACTGGGGCTTTGTACCGGGGAGTTGCCTATTGCGCAGAAAAAGCCTGTGTAAATCTGACAGATGAAAAGCAGCTCTCTTCTTTTTTGCAGAACCTTAAACTCTCCCTTGTGCGGGATGCTGCTGGCGGATTAAAACTTGTTGCCGACGGAGAGGATATCACAGCCTTGATCCGTACACCGGCCATGTCCATGGCTGCTTCAAAGGTTGCAGCTCTGCCCCTTGTCAGGTCCTGGCTTCTGGAAGTGCAGCGTAAACTGGGCAGGGAAAAGGCTGTAGTTTTTGAAGGCAGGGACATGGGAACCGTGGTTTTTCCTGAAGCAGATGTCAAATTTTTTCTGACAGCGGATCTTTCAGTCCGTGCCCGGAGAAGATATGCTGAACTTCCCGAAGAATCAGGGCAAAGTCTGGATGATGTTTTTGCGGATATGAAAAAAAGGGATGAACAGGATGCGGGTCGGGATCTGGCCCCTCTGGTGGCGGCACACGATGCCATATATATTGACGCATCGAAATTCACCATTGATGAGGTTCTTGGACAGATGATGGTCTTTGTGCGTGCAAAATCGGGCTCTGGATCTGAGTGA
- the sppA gene encoding signal peptide peptidase SppA — MFSRRHPYLFFILVMTAMVTGSSMLMRLGTAISKPEVKGESIGVVELYGPIMDSGQILEDIRKFRDDEKIRAIVLRVDSPGGGVGPSQEIFRALQLARKEKPVIASFGSVAASGGYYVASACDGIMANAGTVTGSIGVILGYTNFRELVEKIGLKSVVIKSGEHKDMASPVKDLSSEDRDILQALVDRMHRQFVRDVATGRGMEEDVVAALADGRIYAGEEAMELGLVDRMGNFEDALSWAAERAGIDPGKWVAVYPERERSWLMNLIDGSAQSLVNAMDRRMGFSGGYMWTPNPQGL; from the coding sequence ATGTTCTCCCGCAGACATCCCTACCTGTTTTTTATCCTTGTCATGACGGCCATGGTTACGGGCAGCAGTATGCTCATGCGTCTGGGTACGGCAATATCAAAACCCGAGGTTAAAGGAGAAAGTATCGGCGTGGTGGAACTCTACGGTCCCATCATGGACAGTGGCCAGATTCTTGAGGATATCCGGAAATTTCGTGATGATGAAAAAATCCGTGCCATTGTTTTGCGGGTGGATTCTCCCGGTGGTGGTGTGGGACCTTCCCAGGAAATTTTTAGAGCCTTGCAATTGGCCAGAAAAGAAAAACCTGTGATTGCAAGTTTTGGCTCCGTTGCGGCATCCGGAGGATACTATGTGGCTTCGGCCTGTGATGGTATCATGGCTAATGCCGGAACAGTAACGGGCAGTATCGGAGTGATCCTGGGCTATACCAATTTTCGTGAGCTTGTGGAGAAGATCGGGCTGAAATCAGTTGTGATTAAAAGCGGTGAGCATAAGGATATGGCTTCTCCGGTTAAGGATCTCAGTTCCGAAGACAGGGATATCCTTCAGGCACTGGTAGACCGTATGCACAGGCAATTTGTCAGGGATGTTGCCACTGGCAGGGGAATGGAAGAAGATGTTGTTGCTGCACTGGCGGATGGCAGGATTTATGCCGGTGAAGAGGCCATGGAGCTGGGTCTGGTGGATCGGATGGGTAACTTTGAAGATGCCCTTTCCTGGGCAGCGGAAAGGGCGGGCATTGATCCGGGTAAATGGGTGGCCGTTTATCCCGAACGGGAACGCTCATGGCTTATGAATCTTATTGACGGAAGTGCACAGTCTCTGGTTAATGCCATGGACAGAAGAATGGGGTTCAGCGGAGGATACATGTGGACACCAAATCCACAGGGCTTATAG
- the guaB gene encoding IMP dehydrogenase has translation MIIALPEEAFSFDDVLLLPNYSDVVPSECDVSTRLTREISLNVPIISAAMDTVTESLTAISMARTGGLGIIHRNLTIEEQVREVDQVKKSESGMIVDPVTISSGAQIGDVLKLMSRYRISGVPVVDGNKLAGIVTNRDLRFETDMTRPVNSVMTSEKLVTVHEGITLEESKEKLHQHRIEKLLVVDKDGRLTGMITIKDIEKIKKYPHACKDAMGRLRVGAAVGVGADMMERTEALIKAGVDVLCIDTSHGHSKNVMDAVRTIKAAFPKCQLIAGNVATDSGAEALIEAGVDAVKVGIGPGSICTTRIVAGVGVPQLSAIMNCCAAANKHGVPLIADGGIKFSGDLIKAIGAGAHCVMLGGLLAGTEESPGETILYQGRTYKVYRGMGSMEAMKKGSKDRYYLGDEEEDDKLVPEGIVGKVPYRGTIAENIYQLVGGLKAGMGYVGSHNIEELREKARFIRMSAAGLRESHVHDVIITKEAPNYRVN, from the coding sequence ATGATAATTGCGCTACCCGAAGAAGCTTTTTCCTTTGATGATGTACTTCTTTTACCTAATTATTCCGACGTGGTACCCAGTGAATGTGATGTGTCCACTCGGCTGACCCGGGAAATTTCCCTGAATGTCCCAATTATTTCCGCAGCCATGGATACGGTGACAGAATCCCTTACCGCTATCAGCATGGCCCGGACAGGGGGCCTGGGTATTATCCACAGAAACCTGACCATTGAGGAGCAGGTTCGGGAAGTGGATCAGGTTAAAAAATCCGAAAGCGGTATGATTGTAGATCCAGTTACCATTTCATCGGGTGCCCAGATAGGGGATGTACTGAAACTTATGAGCCGTTACCGGATTTCCGGTGTTCCCGTAGTGGATGGCAATAAGCTTGCAGGGATTGTGACCAACCGGGATCTTCGCTTTGAAACAGATATGACCCGCCCTGTGAATTCGGTAATGACCTCTGAAAAGCTTGTGACTGTTCATGAAGGCATCACCCTTGAGGAATCCAAAGAAAAGCTGCATCAGCACCGCATAGAAAAGCTCCTTGTGGTGGATAAGGATGGTCGTCTTACGGGTATGATTACCATCAAGGATATTGAAAAAATAAAAAAATATCCCCATGCCTGCAAAGATGCCATGGGCAGACTTCGTGTAGGGGCAGCTGTGGGTGTGGGTGCCGATATGATGGAGCGTACCGAAGCCCTGATTAAGGCCGGTGTGGATGTTCTTTGTATTGATACATCCCATGGGCATTCAAAAAATGTCATGGATGCAGTCCGGACCATCAAGGCAGCCTTTCCCAAGTGTCAGCTGATCGCAGGAAATGTGGCAACGGATAGCGGGGCTGAAGCCCTCATTGAAGCGGGTGTGGATGCGGTGAAAGTGGGCATAGGTCCCGGCTCCATCTGTACCACACGCATTGTTGCCGGTGTGGGCGTTCCCCAGCTTTCTGCCATCATGAACTGCTGTGCTGCTGCAAATAAGCATGGAGTTCCATTGATTGCCGATGGTGGCATCAAGTTTTCCGGTGATCTCATCAAGGCCATTGGAGCCGGAGCCCATTGTGTAATGTTAGGTGGGCTTTTGGCAGGAACCGAGGAAAGTCCCGGAGAAACCATTCTCTATCAGGGCCGTACCTACAAGGTTTACAGGGGTATGGGTTCCATGGAAGCCATGAAAAAGGGCAGCAAGGATCGCTATTACCTTGGCGATGAAGAAGAAGACGATAAGCTGGTCCCCGAAGGTATTGTGGGCAAGGTTCCTTACAGAGGTACCATTGCAGAAAATATTTATCAGCTGGTGGGTGGTCTTAAAGCGGGTATGGGCTATGTTGGCTCCCATAATATTGAAGAACTCAGGGAAAAGGCAAGGTTTATACGTATGTCAGCTGCGGGTCTGCGTGAAAGCCATGTACATGATGTTATCATTACCAAGGAAGCACCTAATTATCGTGTTAACTGA
- a CDS encoding L-threonylcarbamoyladenylate synthase produces MLITMHPETPHTRQINQVVECLKNGGVIIYPTDTHYGMGCDIQNKKAIERIYQIRQKDKKQPFSFICPDLTDISRYAKVHNAAYRVLKRLLPGPYTFILEGTKEVPKMMLTKRKTAGIRVPDHIIAQTLVRELGNPIISTTAVRTGEEMETDASLLHEIFGSMVDMVIDGGPVPGIPSSIIDLSGEIPEVLREGLGDVSEFL; encoded by the coding sequence ATGCTGATCACCATGCACCCGGAAACACCCCACACACGCCAGATTAATCAGGTTGTGGAATGCCTGAAAAATGGTGGGGTCATCATCTACCCCACGGATACCCATTATGGCATGGGATGTGACATCCAGAACAAAAAAGCCATTGAACGTATTTATCAGATCCGTCAGAAAGATAAAAAACAGCCTTTCAGTTTCATATGCCCCGACTTAACGGATATCAGTCGCTATGCCAAGGTACACAATGCGGCTTACCGTGTATTAAAACGCCTTCTGCCAGGACCCTATACCTTTATTCTGGAAGGAACAAAGGAAGTTCCGAAAATGATGCTTACAAAGAGAAAAACCGCAGGTATAAGGGTTCCGGACCATATCATTGCCCAGACCCTTGTGCGGGAGTTGGGTAATCCCATTATTTCCACTACCGCCGTAAGAACCGGAGAAGAAATGGAAACCGATGCAAGCCTGCTCCATGAAATATTCGGTTCCATGGTGGATATGGTCATTGACGGCGGACCCGTGCCAGGCATTCCATCAAGCATCATTGATCTTTCCGGAGAGATACCGGAAGTGCTGAGGGAAGGCCTCGGAGATGTCAGCGAATTTCTATAA
- the hisC gene encoding histidinol-phosphate transaminase — protein sequence MEPVVPDFIRAIAPYVPGKPIEELEREYGLSGIVKLASNENALGASPLALEAMQQAMGRLHRYPDGSAYYLTAALARHLGVAEESVVTGNGSDDIIAMAVRAFMRTGDKAVMPHPAFLMYDILVKTAGGVAVPVNLDGMDIALDAMAAAVDKDTRMVFVTNPNNPTGRFIPQDKMRAFLDAIPSSVLVLLDEAYVEFVAEEKFYSGISLLNEYPNLLILRTFSKAYGLAGIRVGYGVMAKEVAQWLHRVRQPFNVNLLAQAAACAALEDVDFLNKTKALVQDGKKWLFARLEEMGLKAHETEANFFLIDVKREGKAVFEAMLRKGVIVRSMHGYGFPRCIRITVGLPEENEIFLSALKEVLADIPEISV from the coding sequence ATGGAACCTGTTGTACCGGATTTTATCCGTGCCATTGCTCCCTATGTTCCCGGAAAACCCATAGAAGAGCTGGAACGGGAATACGGACTTTCAGGGATTGTCAAGCTTGCTTCCAATGAAAATGCCCTTGGTGCTTCACCCTTGGCCCTTGAGGCCATGCAGCAGGCCATGGGCAGGTTGCACCGGTATCCTGACGGGTCTGCCTATTACCTGACAGCAGCCCTGGCCCGGCATCTGGGTGTTGCAGAAGAGTCTGTGGTGACGGGTAATGGTTCCGATGATATTATTGCCATGGCTGTCCGTGCTTTCATGCGTACAGGTGACAAAGCCGTCATGCCGCACCCTGCCTTTCTTATGTATGATATTCTGGTGAAAACCGCAGGGGGTGTTGCCGTACCTGTGAACCTTGATGGAATGGATATTGCTCTGGATGCCATGGCTGCAGCGGTGGATAAGGATACCCGCATGGTATTTGTTACCAATCCCAACAATCCCACGGGCCGTTTTATTCCGCAGGATAAGATGCGGGCATTTCTGGATGCTATTCCTTCTTCCGTTCTGGTGCTGCTGGATGAAGCCTATGTGGAGTTTGTTGCGGAAGAAAAATTTTATTCAGGTATTTCCCTTCTCAATGAGTATCCTAATCTTTTGATTTTAAGAACCTTTTCCAAAGCCTATGGTCTGGCAGGTATACGGGTAGGGTATGGTGTTATGGCAAAGGAAGTGGCTCAGTGGCTGCACAGGGTACGCCAGCCCTTTAACGTGAATCTTCTGGCTCAGGCTGCGGCATGTGCGGCCCTTGAGGATGTTGATTTTTTAAATAAAACCAAGGCCCTTGTACAGGATGGAAAAAAATGGCTTTTTGCGCGTCTGGAAGAAATGGGCCTTAAGGCACATGAAACAGAGGCCAATTTTTTTCTGATTGATGTGAAAAGGGAAGGAAAAGCTGTTTTTGAGGCTATGCTCCGTAAGGGTGTGATTGTACGCTCCATGCATGGATACGGATTTCCCCGCTGTATCCGCATCACGGTGGGACTTCCTGAAGAAAATGAGATTTTTCTTTCTGCCCTGAAAGAAGTGCTTGCTGATATTCCGGAAATATCTGTGTAA